The Desulfosporosinus acidiphilus SJ4 genome has a window encoding:
- a CDS encoding MBL fold metallo-hydrolase produces the protein MLSEQISTFPLDGGNIIVLVTDGIHLIDGVKGAHSYLITGSHTFLVDTGMPGQEYKIIKYMNTIGLDPMLIEGIVLTHYDIDHVGSAVKLQNYFTCALYAHLLEIPFIIGQQKRYGIKRWLPTLTRPIFGRLNLPKEITPLKDGKIFGDWEVIPTPGHTPGHIALYRNGIAIVGDLFQGGEIRLAPNYFTWDKKMLKDSARSVTERSLRWILPGHGPATPASSHWLDTLKRTLNS, from the coding sequence TTGTTAAGTGAACAGATCAGCACGTTTCCGTTGGATGGGGGAAATATCATAGTGTTGGTAACTGATGGTATTCATTTAATTGATGGGGTTAAGGGTGCCCACTCTTATCTGATAACTGGTTCACATACATTTTTAGTTGATACAGGAATGCCTGGTCAAGAATATAAGATAATAAAGTATATGAATACAATTGGACTAGATCCTATGCTTATAGAAGGAATTGTTCTTACCCATTATGATATCGATCACGTTGGAAGTGCAGTTAAACTACAAAACTATTTTACATGTGCTCTTTATGCCCATTTGCTTGAGATTCCATTTATCATAGGACAGCAGAAGCGTTATGGCATTAAACGCTGGTTACCAACCTTGACTCGTCCTATTTTTGGACGATTGAATCTTCCCAAAGAAATAACACCACTGAAGGATGGGAAAATATTCGGTGATTGGGAAGTGATACCTACGCCTGGACACACTCCCGGGCATATTGCACTCTACCGTAATGGGATAGCCATTGTCGGAGATTTATTTCAGGGAGGCGAGATTCGGCTTGCTCCGAATTATTTTACTTGGGATAAAAAAATGTTAAAAGATTCGGCCCGCAGTGTAACTGAGCGTTCCTTACGTTGGATTCTGCCCGGTCATGGCCCTGCGACCCCAGCGTCGAGTCATTGGTTGGACACACTCAAAAGAACTTTAAATAGTTAA
- a CDS encoding acyl-CoA thioesterase, producing MGLSGTSRLRVRYAETDQMGIVYHANYLIWFEVGRTELFREINLPYTRFEEQGFSLAVIEANCRYRKPARYDDDIKIVTTIDKVTTRSVTFSYLVYRDETLLAQGKTVHLFINKEGRHTDIRDTDLWRQLQMIISNN from the coding sequence ATGGGGTTATCAGGAACGAGTCGATTGCGAGTTCGCTACGCTGAAACGGATCAAATGGGGATCGTTTATCATGCGAATTATCTCATTTGGTTCGAGGTAGGCCGTACTGAACTTTTTCGAGAAATAAATCTCCCATATACGAGGTTTGAAGAGCAAGGCTTTTCTTTAGCGGTGATCGAAGCTAATTGCCGATATCGAAAGCCAGCACGCTATGATGATGATATTAAAATAGTGACAACGATTGATAAAGTTACAACTCGTTCAGTGACGTTTTCTTATTTGGTGTATCGAGATGAGACGTTATTAGCTCAAGGAAAAACGGTCCATCTGTTCATTAACAAAGAAGGGCGGCATACCGATATTCGAGATACTGATTTATGGCGACAACTACAGATGATTATTAGTAATAATTGA
- a CDS encoding D-alanyl-D-alanine carboxypeptidase family protein, with protein MKFKFMTIFVLALSMMMSNIQTTYAADKPSDSQSLPVVHGEGAYLIDVQSGQTLFAKNPNEQLAPASTTKIMTGLLAIERGNLNDTVTASSTLLNNKLVYGTQIYLEPGEKMSLKDLLYAMLLNSANDAAVTVAEHIGGNVSKFVDLMNQRALEIGATRTHFVNPSGLTADGHVTTAHDLALIARTAYQNPVFAQYVRTKNYVIPRAKPDMPTQMVNENKLLWRDSEVDGIKTGYTAAAENCLVASATRNGRQLIGVILKSPGREIYTDMQAMLDYGYKQYADKIFKPAGSVLTSITVNQEPVDLKIDRPIYLTQGVNDQTPADLTLKVSGPKNALNSVEEGQEVGRVEVYDGTTLLDTLPLKAGKTITLPRASAKSLKPDFSWQAGIIIASLFVLIFYRRKIMAKRLAQKRILLARRRESS; from the coding sequence TTGAAATTTAAATTCATGACGATTTTTGTATTGGCTTTATCAATGATGATGAGCAATATTCAAACTACTTATGCAGCGGACAAGCCTTCTGACAGTCAATCCTTGCCGGTAGTGCACGGTGAGGGAGCTTATCTAATCGATGTTCAATCCGGCCAGACTCTTTTTGCCAAAAATCCCAATGAACAGCTGGCACCCGCCAGCACGACAAAAATTATGACAGGATTATTAGCTATTGAGCGAGGCAATTTGAATGACACGGTTACGGCATCATCTACCTTGCTTAATAATAAGCTTGTCTATGGAACCCAGATTTATCTGGAACCGGGTGAAAAAATGTCACTTAAAGATTTGCTCTATGCTATGCTTTTGAATTCTGCCAATGATGCTGCCGTAACCGTGGCAGAACATATTGGAGGAAATGTCAGTAAATTTGTTGACCTGATGAATCAACGAGCCCTTGAGATTGGAGCTACACGGACACATTTTGTGAATCCGAGCGGTTTGACTGCGGATGGACATGTGACGACTGCCCATGATTTAGCCTTAATTGCTCGAACAGCTTATCAAAACCCTGTCTTTGCTCAATATGTTCGCACCAAAAATTATGTCATTCCCAGAGCTAAGCCGGATATGCCCACTCAAATGGTTAATGAAAATAAACTGTTATGGCGTGATTCTGAGGTCGATGGCATAAAAACAGGATATACAGCCGCAGCAGAAAACTGTCTTGTGGCCTCAGCGACCAGAAACGGACGTCAATTGATTGGTGTGATTCTTAAATCTCCCGGACGGGAGATCTATACCGATATGCAGGCAATGCTGGACTATGGGTATAAACAATATGCGGATAAGATCTTTAAACCCGCAGGTTCTGTTCTTACCTCAATAACAGTTAATCAAGAACCGGTTGATTTAAAAATAGATCGGCCGATTTATTTAACGCAAGGGGTCAATGATCAAACACCTGCTGATTTGACCCTAAAAGTATCAGGCCCTAAGAATGCTCTGAACTCGGTTGAGGAAGGACAGGAGGTTGGGCGAGTTGAGGTATATGATGGAACAACTCTTCTCGATACGCTCCCCCTTAAAGCCGGAAAGACAATTACACTTCCGCGGGCCAGTGCCAAGAGTCTTAAACCGGATTTTTCTTGGCAGGCGGGTATAATAATCGCCAGTCTTTTTGTACTAATTTTCTATCGTCGAAAGATCATGGCAAAACGTTTAGCCCAAAAACGGATATTGCTTGCTAGAAGAAGGGAGTCTAGTTAG
- a CDS encoding DUF896 domain-containing protein encodes MTTSSINILIQRINELSRKQRSEGLEEWEKAEQEVLRQEYLSFIRGQVKETLSKVKFVDDPPIQ; translated from the coding sequence TTGACGACTTCATCAATTAACATACTGATTCAAAGAATCAATGAACTTTCTAGAAAGCAACGATCTGAAGGTCTTGAAGAATGGGAGAAGGCTGAACAGGAGGTCTTGCGGCAAGAATACTTATCTTTTATCCGCGGCCAAGTGAAAGAGACCTTAAGCAAAGTCAAATTTGTTGATGATCCGCCCATTCAATAG
- the gap gene encoding type I glyceraldehyde-3-phosphate dehydrogenase: MSLRVAINGFGRIGRLTLRAALKQQSLPFEVVAINDLGSPALLAHLFKYDSNHGIIPNSVELDGNAMVIDGKRIEILAERNPLDLPWAKLGVDIVIESTGRFTKRDAAAQHLTAGAKKVVISAPAKNEDITIVLGVNEGKYDPKNHHIISNASCTTNCLAPVAKVLMNSFGIEQGMMTTTHSVTNDQRILDLEHSDWRRSRAAYQSMIPTTTGAAKAVTLVLPELEGKMNGLAVRVPTPNVSLVDFVANLSKPTTKEEVNAALRQAANNELKGILEYTDLPLVSHDFNGNPASSIVDGLSTMMMGDRMVKVLSWYDNEWGYSNRVVDLVKLIVAKGL; this comes from the coding sequence ATGAGTTTACGCGTAGCTATTAATGGATTCGGTAGAATTGGCAGACTAACACTTCGTGCCGCTCTCAAACAACAATCACTTCCTTTTGAGGTAGTCGCAATTAATGACTTAGGAAGTCCGGCTTTATTGGCTCATTTGTTTAAGTATGACTCTAACCATGGAATTATTCCCAATTCCGTAGAACTCGACGGAAACGCCATGGTCATTGACGGAAAACGTATTGAAATTTTGGCTGAGAGAAATCCCTTGGATTTGCCCTGGGCAAAACTTGGTGTTGATATTGTCATTGAATCAACTGGTCGTTTTACAAAACGTGATGCAGCGGCCCAACATCTCACGGCAGGGGCTAAAAAAGTTGTCATTTCCGCACCGGCAAAAAATGAAGACATAACCATTGTGTTGGGTGTTAACGAGGGTAAATATGATCCTAAAAACCATCATATTATTTCAAATGCTTCTTGCACCACCAACTGTCTTGCTCCCGTGGCCAAAGTATTAATGAACTCCTTTGGCATTGAGCAAGGAATGATGACAACAACTCACTCGGTAACCAATGACCAAAGAATTTTGGATTTAGAACACTCCGATTGGCGCAGGTCAAGGGCTGCATACCAATCTATGATTCCCACCACAACGGGTGCGGCTAAAGCGGTGACCCTAGTTCTTCCTGAATTAGAAGGAAAAATGAACGGACTGGCTGTCCGTGTTCCAACTCCCAATGTCTCATTAGTTGATTTTGTAGCTAATTTAAGCAAACCAACTACAAAAGAAGAAGTTAATGCCGCCTTGCGTCAAGCTGCAAATAACGAATTGAAGGGTATTCTCGAATATACCGATCTGCCTCTTGTCTCGCATGATTTCAACGGAAATCCTGCAAGCTCAATTGTTGATGGTTTATCAACGATGATGATGGGAGATCGAATGGTTAAAGTATTATCCTGGTATGACAATGAATGGGGCTACTCCAACCGTGTTGTTGATTTAGTTAAACTGATTGTCGCGAAAGGTTTGTAA
- a CDS encoding DegV family protein, with product MSFKVLVDSASDIPLDRAIAAGIDIIPMTVTIDGNTYLEGVNLNTQDFYADYRHFKELPKTSQPNPKILLEHYEQYLSLGYDVVAIHLSSGLSSTFATAQIMAESTSAPERVHIIDSLGASFGYGLLAILAQQILTSAANWREAEAAILDLRAKMRYIFTLDTLEYLVKGGRVSKTAGLLGGLLDVKPVLHMTSEGKIEPFAKVRSRRAAIRKLAEVLEQEIDNPGEQIIGISHSACYEEALILAREIRERVVVKDIWISDIGCVVGSHTGPGTLALFYQRKV from the coding sequence ATGTCTTTCAAAGTTCTTGTTGACAGCGCGTCAGATATCCCTTTAGACCGCGCCATTGCAGCAGGTATCGATATAATTCCAATGACGGTAACTATTGACGGGAATACTTATCTCGAAGGCGTTAATCTTAATACTCAAGATTTTTATGCAGACTATCGCCACTTCAAAGAATTGCCTAAAACATCTCAGCCTAATCCCAAGATCCTTTTAGAGCATTATGAGCAGTATTTATCTCTGGGGTATGATGTGGTGGCTATCCATCTTTCCTCGGGTCTTAGTTCAACCTTTGCCACAGCTCAAATAATGGCCGAATCCACTTCGGCACCGGAGCGGGTTCACATCATTGACAGCTTGGGAGCTTCCTTCGGCTATGGTTTGCTGGCTATTTTGGCTCAGCAAATTCTTACCTCTGCTGCAAATTGGAGAGAAGCTGAAGCTGCGATTCTTGATCTTCGGGCCAAGATGCGATATATTTTTACATTGGATACCTTAGAGTATTTAGTTAAAGGAGGCAGGGTGAGTAAAACCGCCGGACTCCTAGGTGGTTTACTCGACGTGAAACCTGTTTTACACATGACCTCTGAGGGAAAAATTGAGCCTTTTGCCAAAGTGCGTTCCAGACGAGCAGCTATTCGTAAGTTAGCCGAAGTCTTGGAGCAGGAAATTGATAATCCTGGAGAACAGATCATTGGAATATCGCACTCAGCATGTTATGAAGAAGCATTGATTCTTGCCCGAGAAATCAGGGAACGCGTTGTCGTAAAAGACATTTGGATTAGTGATATTGGCTGTGTAGTAGGCAGTCATACGGGGCCAGGCACTCTCGCACTTTTTTATCAGCGTAAAGTATAG
- a CDS encoding DeoR/GlpR family DNA-binding transcription regulator, translating to MSSERQDEIQWLLQEHGNLTVTELAKRFNVSEMTIRRDLRNLAALGLIQREHGRAIYPPVPTTDILMMSMGEAEREKARIGHLAATLISEGDSIFLDAGTTTLAVAQALTTKCTVITNSLPIASVLGNRNDITVLLTGGEVQSKNYALVGPITRSVIKGFNADKLFLGATGVTIERGLSTANMLESEAKQEMLKVAKEVILVAHSAKIGQIHFHSFASWDSIQTLVTDSGLEESVREKLNSMGVKVLLA from the coding sequence GTGAGTTCTGAAAGGCAAGATGAAATTCAGTGGTTACTTCAAGAACACGGCAATTTAACGGTCACTGAATTGGCCAAGCGGTTTAACGTTTCAGAAATGACCATTCGCAGAGATCTCAGAAACTTAGCCGCTCTGGGTCTAATCCAACGCGAACATGGACGAGCGATCTATCCTCCAGTTCCAACAACGGATATTTTGATGATGAGTATGGGAGAAGCCGAGCGTGAAAAGGCCAGAATCGGACATTTAGCTGCAACCCTGATTTCCGAAGGAGATTCAATTTTTTTGGATGCAGGAACAACAACGTTAGCTGTAGCCCAAGCATTGACTACTAAATGTACCGTAATAACCAATTCATTACCTATTGCGAGTGTCCTAGGAAATCGGAATGATATTACCGTTTTACTAACTGGAGGGGAAGTCCAAAGTAAGAATTATGCTCTTGTTGGACCGATAACACGTTCAGTTATAAAAGGTTTTAACGCGGATAAACTATTTTTGGGGGCAACAGGTGTAACCATCGAACGTGGTCTATCAACTGCAAACATGCTAGAATCAGAAGCAAAACAAGAGATGCTTAAAGTTGCCAAAGAAGTTATCCTTGTCGCGCACAGTGCTAAAATAGGGCAAATTCATTTTCATTCCTTCGCTAGCTGGGATAGCATTCAAACTTTAGTTACCGATTCCGGCTTAGAGGAATCGGTCAGAGAAAAACTAAATTCAATGGGAGTTAAGGTTCTTCTTGCTTAA
- the pyk gene encoding pyruvate kinase — protein MRRTKIVCTIGPASESRENVQALLAAGMNVARLNFSHGTHEEHGRRIAVLKEEAAKIGKHLGILLDTKGPEIRTGMVPNEGVRLENGSTFILDTDLSLGNQERVGITHKTLWQNVEPGTHILIDDGQLDLEVSSVENEKIQTIVRNGGVLKSQKGVNVPGIHVDLPAVTQKDIDDIRFGVSQGIDFIAASFTQKAVDILDVRRVVEEMGADVHIIAKIESQEGIANLDSILEVADGLMVARGDLGVEVPVEEVPIYQKEMISKCNLMGKPVIVATQMLDSMIRQPRPTRAEASDVANAIWDGTDAIMLSGETAAGLFPIQAVQMMDKIACRTEKTILDTQAKRHPHLNVAEAISYATYNIANDLDAAAILTPTHSGLTARMIAKYRPKALIVAAAPFAATARKLSLTWGVQPLVVPESSGTDQMLSVAVNSALTMNYISSGDVVVITAGVPIGKVGSTNMIKVQIIGNILTKGTGIGRKSYSGIAQKVKNPAQDKFNDGDILIAESTDASFVSLISRAGAIVVGEGGLTSHAAIAALQYGIPAIVGAVDAFSKISNGQLVTVDALTGIMYEGSMSIL, from the coding sequence ATGAGAAGGACTAAAATTGTCTGCACGATAGGCCCGGCAAGTGAATCTAGGGAAAATGTTCAAGCGCTTCTGGCTGCGGGTATGAATGTAGCACGTTTGAATTTTTCGCATGGAACCCATGAGGAACATGGACGACGAATTGCAGTATTAAAAGAAGAAGCCGCTAAAATCGGCAAGCATTTAGGTATTCTTCTCGATACAAAAGGTCCGGAAATTCGTACCGGAATGGTCCCCAATGAGGGAGTCAGGTTAGAAAATGGCTCGACATTTATACTTGATACAGATCTCAGCCTTGGGAATCAAGAACGGGTAGGAATTACTCATAAAACCTTGTGGCAAAATGTTGAACCCGGAACCCATATTCTTATTGATGACGGACAACTTGATTTAGAAGTAAGTTCCGTCGAAAACGAAAAGATTCAGACCATTGTACGCAATGGCGGAGTTCTTAAATCGCAAAAGGGAGTCAACGTTCCGGGTATTCACGTTGATTTGCCGGCAGTAACCCAAAAAGATATTGATGATATTCGTTTTGGAGTCTCACAAGGCATTGATTTTATTGCTGCTTCCTTTACTCAAAAGGCAGTTGATATTCTGGATGTGCGCAGGGTCGTTGAAGAAATGGGCGCTGATGTTCACATTATTGCCAAAATAGAAAGTCAAGAAGGCATCGCAAACTTGGATTCTATTTTAGAAGTAGCCGATGGATTAATGGTTGCCCGTGGTGATTTAGGGGTGGAAGTTCCAGTTGAAGAAGTTCCGATTTATCAAAAGGAAATGATATCGAAATGTAACCTTATGGGAAAACCGGTGATTGTCGCCACTCAAATGTTAGACTCGATGATTCGCCAACCCCGGCCAACCCGGGCAGAAGCCAGTGATGTTGCTAATGCCATTTGGGATGGAACTGATGCCATTATGTTATCAGGTGAAACAGCGGCTGGTCTATTTCCTATCCAAGCTGTTCAAATGATGGATAAGATTGCCTGTCGTACCGAGAAGACGATCTTAGACACTCAGGCAAAGCGTCATCCGCATTTAAATGTAGCTGAAGCAATAAGTTATGCAACATATAATATTGCTAATGATCTTGATGCTGCTGCTATTCTTACTCCGACTCATTCCGGATTGACAGCACGAATGATTGCCAAATATCGTCCTAAAGCTCTGATTGTAGCTGCAGCTCCTTTTGCGGCAACGGCTAGAAAGCTGTCTCTCACCTGGGGAGTTCAACCCCTTGTAGTCCCCGAAAGTTCAGGAACTGACCAAATGTTATCTGTGGCTGTCAACAGTGCCTTAACTATGAATTATATTTCCTCAGGCGATGTGGTTGTTATTACGGCCGGGGTTCCAATTGGTAAAGTTGGTTCCACGAATATGATTAAAGTCCAGATTATTGGCAATATCCTTACCAAAGGAACCGGTATTGGCCGAAAATCTTACTCCGGTATTGCACAAAAAGTTAAGAATCCTGCTCAGGATAAATTCAACGACGGTGATATTTTAATAGCCGAGAGTACAGATGCCAGTTTTGTATCACTTATTTCCCGCGCCGGGGCAATTGTCGTTGGAGAGGGTGGCTTGACTTCACATGCAGCAATTGCAGCATTACAATATGGAATTCCTGCAATTGTCGGTGCGGTAGATGCTTTCTCTAAAATATCCAATGGACAGTTGGTCACCGTTGATGCATTGACAGGTATCATGTATGAAGGTTCAATGAGTATTCTTTAA